A region of Micromonospora chokoriensis DNA encodes the following proteins:
- a CDS encoding alpha/beta fold hydrolase, with amino-acid sequence MTDQRGGAVDESCVLTEGPWTHRFVGANGSRFHVVEAGTGPMVLFLHGFPEYWWAWHQMLPAVADAGFRAVAVDLRGYGASDKPPRGYDGYTLAADIAGLIRALGERSATIVGSGLGGMVAWTVASFHPSLVRRLVVLGAPHPLRLRAAIFADPRGQFAASTPALKFQLPRYEHVLTRDGAAGVDEILRRWGGPRWVAGPEFAAYSERCREAMRIPQAAFCALEGYRWAFRSLLRLHGYRFVRLMQKPLSTPTLQLHGALDAASLPRTALGSGRYVVAPYEWRLLDGVGHFPHLETPDLVLGEILRWAKS; translated from the coding sequence TCCTCACCGAAGGGCCGTGGACGCACCGCTTCGTCGGCGCCAACGGCAGCCGGTTCCACGTGGTCGAGGCCGGCACCGGGCCGATGGTGCTGTTCCTGCACGGCTTCCCGGAGTACTGGTGGGCGTGGCACCAGATGCTGCCGGCCGTCGCCGACGCCGGGTTCCGGGCGGTCGCCGTCGACCTGCGCGGTTACGGCGCCAGCGACAAACCACCCCGGGGGTACGACGGCTACACCCTGGCCGCCGACATCGCCGGGCTGATCCGTGCGCTCGGTGAGCGGTCGGCGACGATCGTCGGCAGTGGCCTCGGCGGCATGGTGGCGTGGACGGTGGCCTCGTTCCACCCGTCGCTGGTCCGTCGACTCGTGGTGCTGGGTGCGCCGCACCCGCTGCGACTGCGCGCCGCCATCTTCGCCGACCCGCGCGGGCAGTTCGCCGCCTCCACACCGGCGTTGAAATTCCAGCTACCCCGCTACGAACACGTGCTGACCCGGGACGGCGCGGCGGGCGTCGACGAGATCCTGCGCCGCTGGGGCGGGCCGCGCTGGGTGGCGGGCCCGGAGTTCGCGGCGTACAGCGAGCGGTGCCGGGAGGCGATGCGCATCCCGCAGGCCGCGTTCTGCGCCCTGGAGGGCTACCGGTGGGCGTTCCGTTCGCTGTTGCGGCTGCACGGCTACCGGTTCGTCCGCCTGATGCAGAAGCCGCTGTCCACCCCGACCCTGCAACTGCACGGGGCGCTGGATGCCGCCTCGCTGCCGCGGACCGCCCTGGGCTCCGGCCGCTACGTCGTCGCGCCCTACGAGTGGCGACTGCTCGACGGGGTGGGGCACTTCCCGCACCTGGAGACGCCCGATCTGGTGCTCGGCGAGATCCTGCGCTGGGCCAAGAGCTGA